A genomic window from Pocillopora verrucosa isolate sample1 chromosome 7, ASM3666991v2, whole genome shotgun sequence includes:
- the LOC131783954 gene encoding uncharacterized protein — MKAMLGVVKLFLCLVFPAFALQQEILNQDCPLYAGTTFFVNTSGVNSPNCGASSKPCYSISYAVNLAVRKNVSSLTVNISTGKYEELESIKLDCGRWSLRKVTFWGERVDEQLVEVDYSLDVLLCEVSLIDLHWLNSRPVIHQASMSDVAICQCTVKGTNISITGSSSNIILKYSNISSSSGYHPKLPLLSMATLSGFHNFVQILNCNFVKNVGPVLTVENIYQTSIVDSYLEGNKVLAGGSIITGHVSHLKLSGTKFIRNVGHLLFLDDNHSLASLEECDFSCNMVNKSLFLSPVLLQNVHQVSCDDCTVDADCPVLCGPGEFLSSNILCSPCPVGTYSLGTASNKSMLRCTSCPAGTYSSKTRSMQCTRCAKGTFASKTGSSSCTKCKNDFFTSKPGQSSCSSARIGFIVFTVFVSLLIAGPLLILILQKRSREEKCSLCIPRSPSRQRLREDKQPNIYVVQNE, encoded by the exons ATGAAGGCCATGTTAGGCGTGGTAAAATTATTTCTCTGCTTAGTATTTCCGGCATTTGCACTCCAGCAGGAGATCTTAAACCAAGACTGTCCTTTGTATGCCGGAACGACCTTTTTCGTCAACACTTCTGGAGTAAACTCTCCTAATTGTGGGGCTTCATCGAAGCCCTGTTACAGCATATCGTACGCCGTCAATCTAGCGGTTAGAAAGAACGTTAGCTCGCTAACTGTTAATATATCCACGGGAAAATATGAAGAGTTGGAAAGTATTAAACTGGACTGTGGAAGATGGAGCTTACGGAAAGTTACTTTTTGGGGAGAGCG GGTTGATGAACAATTGGTCGAAGTTGACTATTCATTAGACGTGCTGCTCTGTGAAGTGAGCTTGATTGATCTTCACTGGCTAAATAGCAGGCCAGTGATTCACCAAGCCTCTATGTCAGATGTGGCGATCTGCCAGTGCACTGTAAAAGGAACAAATATAAGCATCACTGGTAGCTCATCCAACATTATTCTTAAGTACAGCAACATTTCAAGCAGTTCAGGTTACCATCCAAAGTTACCTTTACTATCGATGGCAACTCTTTCAGGATTTCACAACTTCGTGCAGATTTTAAATTGCAACTTTGTGAAGAATGTTGGGCCTGTCCTCACTGTAGAAAACATTTATCAAACATCTATTGTTGACTCATATTTGGAAGGAAACAAAGTACTGGCAGGTGGTTCCATTATTACGGGACATGTTTCACATCTTAAACTCTCTGGAACAAAATTTATCAGAAATGTTGGACATTTGCTGTTTTTAGATGATAATCATTCCTTGGCCAGTTTAGAG GAATGTGATTTCAGCTGTAACATGGTCAATAAGAGTTTGTTTTTGTCACCTGTGCTGTTGCAAAACGTTCATCAAGTGTCCTGCGATGACTGCACTGTGGATGCAGACTGCCCAG tCCTCTGTGGACCAGGGGAGTTTCTGTCAAGTAACATTCTTTGCAGTCCTTGTCCAGTAGGAACTTACAGCTTAGGAACTGCGTCAAACAAAAGCATGCTACGATGCACAAG CTGTCCAGCTGGAACATACAGTTCAAAGACAAGAAGTATGCAGTGCACACGTTGTGCAAAGGGTACCTTTGCATCAAAGACAGg GTCGTCATCGTGCACCAAGTGTAAGAACGATTTTTTCACCTCAAAACCAGGTCAATCTTCGTGTTCTTCAG cGAGAATTGGTTTTATCGTGTTCACAGTGTTCGTGTCTCTTCTAATTGCCGGGCCCCTGCTGATTCTGATCTTGCAGAAGCGTTCACGAGAGGAGAAGTGTTCCTTGTGTATTCCGCGCTCGCCGTCAAGGCAGAGATTGCGCGAAGATAAACAACCTAACATCTATGTTGTACAAAATGAATAA
- the LOC136282413 gene encoding loricrin-like gives MIHKLHLLPLLFLWLACFIYSGVLGCSDCTDVETNGFVCDGQTVNLCQTDHSKSWKVAVITQDTMDLYSCDGLEAGDKLLLFVSKGRLINYGKYEVVTAQDVAPIDGDEKSQCRVVFDKPITMDLEKDHLTCLIAQRLPSFDKVSLRNKCVLTCDEQKDGLGGILAFEADNLVIDSTSKIDMTGKGFTGGVGGDSRGGGGYGGETFDCPANALLGKGGDISNVPWAKNTDGIGGGGAGDGPQTRVGSKGGPGGTNAGGGGGDSTVNSDDGAAGGGGGGHFSGGGGGGGGSGCGGHDGGKGGSAGNIGTHAGGGGQSSCPGGHGGDGGSAGKWPPNQAPHCYDKSASGGNAGSSSSGGGGGDSCGNHYGGGGGGGGLQFGHTNFTTHLSYGGGGGGGGASAFSDDPNPGGKGGSGGGLVYLQVGKLVLQGTISVKGNSGQCLNRKGHRSAPGGSGAGGSVVIFTKKLIGDPKSKISVSGGDPVKCAFGTGGGGGGGSGRWVVQEGQSTHHS, from the exons ATGATCCATAAACTTCATTTGCTGCCGCTGTTGTTTTTATGGTTGGCATGTTTCATCTATTCG GGAGTCCTAGGATGTTCAGATTGCACTGATGTTGAGA CAAATGGCTTTGTGTGCGATGGACAAACGGTCAACTTGTGTCAGACTGATCACTCGAAGTCGTGGAAAGTTGCCGTTATCACTCAAGACACCATGGATTTGTATTCATGTGACGGCCTGGAAGCTGGAGACAAACTCTTACTATTTGTTAGCAAAGGAAGACTGATCAATTATGGCAAATATGAAGTGGTCACAGCACAAGACGTCGCACCAATAGATGGAGACGAAAA ATCACAATGCCGAGTTGTCTTTGACAAACCCATTACGATGGATCTTGAAAAGGACCATTTAACATGTTTGATCGCTCAAAGGCTTCCATCATTTGACAAAGTATCTTTACGTAACAAATGTGTCCTGACATGTGATGAACAGAAAGATGGCCTCGGAGGAATTCTGGCCTTTGAGGCCGACAACCTAGTGATCGATAGTACTTCCAAAATAGATATGACTGGAAAAG GATTTACAGGCGGCGTTGGAGGTGATTCCCGTGGGGGTGGAGGATACGGAGGCGAAACGTTCGACTGTCCGGCAAACGCGTTACTAGGAAAAGGAGGAGATATTTCCAATGTACCCTGGGCAAAGAACACCGACGGAATTGGCGGTGGAGGGGCTGGGGACGGGCCACAGACAAGAGTAG GTTCTAAAGGAGGTCCGGGAGGAACTAATGCCGGCGGCGGAGGAGGAGACTCAACTGTCAACAGTGACGATGGTGCGGccggtgggggagggggtggacATTTCTCCGGTGgcggaggagggggaggaggcaGTGGGTGTGGTGGTCACGATGGAGGAAAGGGAGGATCAGCTGGAAAC ATTGGTACCCATGCTGGGGGTGGGGGTCAGTCGTCTTGCCCAGGAGGACATGGTGGCGATGGAGGAAGTGCAGGGAAATGGCCTCCTAATCAGGCTCCCCACTGCTACGACAAGTCAGCATCAGGTGGTAACGCAGGCTCATCTAGCTCTGGAGGTGGAGGAG GTGATTCTTGTGGCAATCATTACGGTGGAGGTGGTGGAGGAG GCGGACTCCAGTTTGGCCATACCAACTTCACGACTCACCTGAGCTACggagggggaggtggagggggaggAGCAAGTGCGTTCAGTGATGACCCCAACCCTGGAGGGAAAGGAGGAAGTGGAGGAGGACTGGTGTATTTACAGGTTGGGAAACTGGTACTACAAGGGACCATCAGTGTAAAAG GAAACTCTGGACAATGTCTCAATCGGAAAGGTCACAGATCAGCCCCTGGGGGAAGTGGCGCTGGGGGCAGTGTTGTCATCTTTACCAAGAAACTCATCGGAGATCCGAAGAGTAAAATTTCCGTTTCCGGAGGGGATCCTGTAAAATGTGCTTTTGGAACTGGTGGTG gtggtggtggtggtagCGGACGCTGGGTTGTACAGGAAGGTCAATCCACCCATCACAGTTAA
- the LOC131783957 gene encoding uncharacterized protein isoform X1, translating to MIHKLHLLPLLFLWLACFIHSGVLGCSDCTDVETNGFVCDGQTVNLCQTDHSKSWKVAVITQDTMDLYSCDGLEAGDKLLLFVSKGRLINYGKYEVVTAQDVTPIDGDEKSQCRVVFDKPITMDLEKDHLTCLIAQRLPSFDKVSLRNKCVLTCDEQKDGLGGILAFEADNLVIDNTSKIDMTGKGFTGGVGGDSRGGGGYGGETFDCPANALLGKGGDISNVPWAKNTDGIGGGGAGDGPQTRVGSKGGPGGTNAGGGGGDSTVNSDDGAAGGGGGGHFSGGGGGGGGSGCGGHDGGKGGSAGNIGTHAGGGGQSSCPGGHGGNGGSAGKWPPNQAPHCNDKSASGGNAGSSSSGGGGGDSCGNAYGGGGGGGGLQFGHTNFTTHLSYGGGGGGGGASAFSDDPNPGGKGGSGGGLVYLQVGKLVLQGTISVKGNSGQCLNRKGHRSAPGGSGAGGSVVIFTKKLIGDPKSKISVSGGDPVKCAFGTGGGGGGGSGRWVVQEGQSTHHD from the exons ATGATCCATAAACTTCATTTGCTGCCGCTGTTGTTTTTATGGTTGGCATGTTTCATCCATTCG GGAGTCCTAGGATGTTCAGATTGCACTGATGTTGAGA CAAATGGCTTTGTATGCGATGGACAAACGGTCAACTTGTGTCAGACTGATCACTCGAAGTCGTGGAAAGTTGCCGTTATCACTCAAGACACCATGGATTTGTATTCATGTGACGGCCTGGAAGCTGGAGACAAACTCTTACTATTTGTTAGCAAAGGAAGACTGATCAATTATGGCAAATATGAAGTGGTCACAGCACAAGACGTCACACCAATAGATGGAGACGAAAA atcaCAATGCCGAGTTGTCTTTGACAAACCCATTACGATGGATCTTGAAAAGGACCATCTAACATGTTTGATCGCTCAAAGGCTTCCATCATTTGACAAAGTATCTTTACGTAACAAATGTGTCCTGACATGTGATGAACAGAAAGATGGCCTTGGAGGAATTCTGGCCTTTGAGGCCGACAACCTGGTGATCGATAATACTTCCAAAATAGATATGACTGGAAAAG GATTTACAGGCGGCGTTGGAGGTGATTCCCGTGGGGGTGGAGGGTACGGAGGCGAAACGTTCGACTGTCCGGCAAACGCGTTACTAGGAAAAGGAGGAGATATTTCCAATGTACCCTGGGCAAAGAATACCGACGGAATTGGCGGTGGAGGGGCTGGGGACGGGCCACAGACAAGGGTAG GTTCTAAAGGAGGTCCGGGAGGAACTAATGCCGGCGGCGGAGGAGGAGACTCAACTGTCAACAGTGACGATGGTGCGGccggtgggggagggggtggacATTTCTCCGGTggcgggggagggggagggggcagtGGGTGTGGTGGTCACGATGGAGGAAAGGGAGGATCAGCTGGAAAC ATCGGTACCCATGCTGGGGGTGGGGGTCAGTCGTCTTGCCCAGGAGGACATGGTGGCAATGGAGGAAGTGCGGGGAAATGGCCTCCTAATCAGGCTCCCCACTGCAACGACAAGTCAGCATCAGGTGGTAACGCAGGCTCATCTAGCTCTGGAGGTGGAGGAG GTGATTCTTGTGGCAATGCTTACGGTGGAGGTGGTGGAGGAG GCGGACTCCAGTTTGGCCATACCAACTTCACGACTCACCTGAGCTACggagggggaggtggagggggaggAGCAAGTGCGTTCAGTGATGACCCCAACCCTGGAGGGAAAGGCGGAAGTGGAGGAGGACTGGTGTATTTACAGGTTGGGAAACTGGTACTACAAGGGACCATCAGTGTAAAAG GAAACTCTGGACAATGTCTCAATCGGAAAGGTCACAGATCAGCCCCTGGGGGAAGTGGCGCTGGGGGCAGTGTTGTCATCTTTACCAAGAAACTCATCGGAGATCCGAAGAGTAAAATTTCCGTTTCCGGAGGGGATCCTGTAAAATGTGCTTTTGGAACTGGTGGTG gtggtggtggtggtagCGGACGCTGGGTTGTACAGGAAGGTCAATCCACCCATCACGACTAA
- the LOC131783957 gene encoding loricrin-like isoform X2: protein MIHKLHLLPLLFLWLACFIHSGVLGCSDCTDVETNGFVCDGQTVNLCQTDHSKSWKVAVITEETMDLYSCDGLEAGDKLLLFVSKGRLINYGKYEVVTAQDVTPIAGDEKSQCRVVFDKPITMNLEKDHLTCLIAQRLPSFDKVSLRNKCVLTCDEQKDGLGGILAFEADNLVIDSTSKIDMTGKGFTGGLGGDSRGGGGYGGETFDCPANALLGKGGDISYVPWAKNTDGIGGGGAGDGPKTRVGSKGGPGGTNAGGGGGDSTVNRDDGAAGGGGGGHFSGGGGGGGGSGCGGKDGGKGGSAGNIGTHAGGGGQSSCPGGHGGNGGSAGKWPPKQAPHCYDKSASGGNAGSSSSGGGGGDSCGNHYGGGGGGGGLQFGNTNFKTHLSYGGGGGGGGASAFRDDPNPGGKGGSGGGLVYLQVGKLVLQGTISVKGNSGQCLNRKRHRSAPGGSGAGGSVVIFTKKLIGDPRSKISVSGGDPVKCAFGTGGGGGGGIGRWVVQEGQSTHHS, encoded by the exons ATGATCCATAAACTTCATTTGCTGCCGCTGTTGTTTTTATGGTTGGCATGTTTCATCCATTCG GGAGTCCTAGGATGTTCAGATTGCACTGATGTTGAGA CAAATGGCTTTGTGTGCGATGGACAAACTGTCAACTTGTGTCAGACTGATCACTCGAAGTCGTGGAAAGTTGCCGTTATCACTGAAGAAACCATGGATTTATATTCATGTGACGGCCTAGAGGCTGGAGACAAACTCTTACTATTTGTTAGCAAAGGAAGACTGATCAATTATGGCAAATATGAAGTGGTCACAGCACAAGACGTCACACCGATAGCTGGAGACGAAAA atcaCAATGCCGAGTTGTTTTTGACAAACCCATTACGATGAATCTTGAAAAGGACCACCTAACATGTTTGATCGCTCAAAGGCTTCCCTCATTTGACAAAGTATCTTTACGTAACAAATGTGTCCTGACATGTGATGAACAGAAAGATGGCCTGGGAGGAATTCTGGCCTTTGAGGCTGACAACCTGGTGATCGATAGTACTTCCAAAATAGATATGACTGGAAAAG GATTTACAGGCGGCCTTGGAGGTGATTCCCGTGGGGGTGGAGGGTACGGAGGCGAAACGTTCGACTGTCCGGCAAACGCGTTACTAGGAAAAGGAGGAGATATTTCTTACGTACCCTGGGCAAAGAACACGGACGGAATTGGTGGTGGAGGGGCTGGGGACGGGCCAAAGACAAGAGTAG GTTCTAAAGGAGGTCCGGGAGGGACTAATGCCGGCGGCGGAGGAGGAGACTCAACTGTCAACAGAGACGATGGTGCAGccggtgggggagggggtggacATTTCTCCGGTGgcggaggagggggaggaggcaGTGGGTGTGGTGGTAAAGATGGAGGAAAAGGAGGATCAGCTGGAAAC ATCGGTACTCACGCTGGGGGTGGGGGTCAGTCGTCTTGCCCAGGAGGACATGGTGGCAATGGAGGGAGTGCAGGGAAATGGCCTCCTAAACAAGCTCCCCACTGTTACGACAAGTCAGCATCAGGTGGTAACGCGGGCTCATCTAGCTCTGGAGGTGGAGGAG GTGATTCTTGTGGCAATCATTACGGTGGAGGTGGTGGAGGAG GCGGACTCCAATTTGGCAATACCAACTTCAAGACTCACCTGAGTTACggagggggaggtggagggggaggAGCAAGTGCGTTCAGAGATGACCCCAACCCTGGAGGGAAAGGCGGAAGTGGAGGAGGACTGGTGTATTTACAGGTTGGGAAACTTGTACTACAAGGGACCATCAGTGTTAAAG GAAACTCTGGACAATGTCTCAACCGGAAACGTCACAGATCAGCCCCTGGGGGAAGTGGCGCTGGGGGCAGTGTTGTCATCTTCACCAAGAAACTCATCGGAGATCCGAGGAGTAAAATTTCCGTTTCCGGAGGGGATCCTGTAAAATGTGCCTTTGGAACTGGCGGTG GTGGAGGTGGTGGTATCGGACGCTGGGTTGTACAGGAAGGTCAATCCACACATCACAGCTAA
- the LOC131783940 gene encoding serine/threonine-protein kinase Nek6-like gives MARRTRLQDSSTDQARFNILNPEGAFSSFDPQPGSLQQHCRTFILQAVGLKRLARIVDLPIPKTMINYLANQLTVDDFFVNRNNLSSENMLNCVYPAKCLLDMSEVLLKCVMPCLVDDHFQTAMEAWKDVNHPNIMRSFLRFHQGGTEIIVFEYPPVSLEDIIRERRELRRHLPEYLIWKAFCELCSAMKYLNEKGIFYKTAKATKRISFDEHGNLKLDSGLLYQSSPEDTMNDPDVRVDGAGFYSPPEVMKGHAFGPESQVWLLGCLLYEITALEPAYQVEGNDMFTALANIMEGRPPPDINENFTDELKATIRDCVKGDPDQRPSMEELMNSVTLVKERMKHEYQGPEIVDL, from the coding sequence ATGGCGAGAAGAACGCGTTTGCAGGACTCATCCACAGACCAAGCAAGATTTAACATTCTGAACCCGGAGGGAGCGTTCTCCTCTTTCGACCCTCAACCAGGCTCCCTCCAACAACACTGCCGCACATTCATTCTACAAGCTGTGGGTTTGAAACGACTAGCGCGCATCGTAGATCTTCCAATTCCAAAGACAATGATCAACTATCTAGCCAATCAGCTCACTGTGGACGATTTCTTTGTAAACCGAAATAACTTGAGCTCAGAGAACATGTTGAATTGCGTTTATCCTGCTAAGTGTCTTCTGGACATGTCAGAGGTATTGCTTAAGTGCGTCATGCCTTGTCTAGTAGATGATCATTTTCAGACCGCTATGGAAGCTTGGAAAGATGTCAACCATCCAAATATCATGCGTAGTTTTCTGCGCTTTCATCAAGGTGGTACGGAAATAATTGTATTCGAATACCCTCCAGTTTCACTGGAGGATATTATCAGGGAGCGGCGAGAACTACGGAGGCATTTGCCCGAGTACTTGATATGGAAAGCGTTTTGCGAATTGTGCTCCGCTATGAAGTATCTGAATGAGAAAGGCATTTTCTACAAGACTGCTAAAGCGACGAAGCGCATTTCCTTCGACGAACATGGAAACCTCAAATTAGACAGTGGTTTGCTGTACCAATCATCCCCGGAGGATACGATGAATGACCCTGATGTCAGGGTTGATGGAGCGGGGTTCTATTCACCCCCGGAGGTCATGAAAGGACACGCCTTTGGCCCCGAAAGCCAGGTGTGGCTTCTTGGATGTTTACTGTACGAGATCACAGCACTTGAACCCGCCTATCAAGTTGAAGGGAATGACATGTTTACTGCTCTGGCAAACATTATGGAGGGCAGACCGCCTCCAGATATCAATGAAAATTTCACTGACGAGCTTAAAGCCACGATTCGTGATTGCGTCAAAGGTGACCCCGATCAGCGACCGAGCATGGAGGAGCTTATGAACAGTGTTACCTTGGTAAAAGAAAGAATGAAGCATGAATATCAAGGACCTGAAATTGTCGACCTATAA